Proteins encoded in a region of the Anopheles aquasalis chromosome 2, idAnoAquaMG_Q_19, whole genome shotgun sequence genome:
- the LOC126569244 gene encoding acetylcholine receptor subunit alpha-like 1, translated as MGSVLLTAVFIALQFATGLANPDSKRLYDDLLSNYNRLIRPVGNNSDRLTVKMGLRLSQLIDVNLKNQIMTTNVWVEQEWNDYKLKWNPDDYGGVDTLHVPSEHIWLPDIVLYNNADGNYEVTIMTKAILHHTGKVVWKPPAIYKSFCEIDVEYFPFDEQTCFMKFGSWTYDGYMVDLRHLQQTPDSDNIDIGIDLQDYYISVEWDIMKVPAVRNEKFYSCCEEPYPDIIFNITLRRKTLFYTVNLIIPCVGISFLSVLVFYLPSDSGEKISLCISILLSLTVFFLLLAEIIPPTSLTVPLLGKYLLFTMMLVTLSVVVTIAVLNVNFRSPVTHKMAPWVHRVFIELLPKVLCIERPKKDDDPSETEDQTPTDVLTDVFQVPPDVEKYVGFCGKEYGTDFDIPALPPSRFDVAASGGVGPCFGEPPLPALPLPGGDDDLFSPTGNGDMSPPCCGELSPTFEKPLLREMEKTIEASRFVAQHVRNKDKFESIEEDWKYVALVLDRLFLWIFTIACVLGTALIILQAPSLYDNTQPIDAMYSKIAKKKMELLKMGSENV; from the exons ATGGGGAGCGTGCTACTCACGGCTGTGTTCATAGCGTTACAGTTTGCTACCGGCCTGGCCAACCCTGATTCAAAGCGTTTATATGACGACCTGCTGAGCAACTACAACCGACTGATACGGCCCGTGGGCAACAACTCCGATCGTCTCACAGTCAAAATGGGTCTACGACTCTCGCAGTTGATTGATGTG AATctcaaaaatcaaattatgacGACGAACGTGTGGGTTGAACAG GAGTGGAACGATTACAAGCTCAAATGGAACCCAGATGACTACGGCGGAGTGGACACCCTGCACGTTCCATCCGAACACATTTGGCTGCCAGACATAGTGTTGTATAATAA TGCGGACGGTAACTATGAGGTGACAATAATGACAAAAGCAATTTTACATCATACGGGTAAAGTAGTTTGGAAACCACCTGCCATTTATAAATCATTTTGTGAAATCGACGTTGAGTATTTCCCATTTGATGAGCAGACATGTTTTATGAAATTCGGATCCTGGACGTACGATGGCTACATG GTCGATCTTCGGCATCTGCAGCAGACACCGGACTCGGAcaacatcgacatcggcaTCGACCTGCAGGACTACTATATATCAGTTGAATGGGACATTATGAAGGTGCCTGCCGTTAGGAATGAAAAATTTTATAGTTGTTGTGAAGAACCATATCCGGATATTATATTTAACATAACGTTAAGGCGAAAGACACTTTTCTACACCGTGAACTTGATCATACCTTGCGTTGGGATATCGTTTCTCTCCGTGCTAGTGTTTTATTTGCCGAGTGACTCCGGCGAAAAGATATCATTATGTATAAGCATTCTGCTGTCGCTGACCgtgtttttcctgctgctcgccGAAATCATTCCGCCGACCTCGCTGACGGTACCGCTGCTCGGCAAGTATCTGCTGTTCACGATGATGCTCGTCACgctctccgtcgtcgtcacgatcGCCGTGCTGAACGTCAACTTCCG GTCCCCGGTGACGCACAAGATGGCACCGTGGGTGCACCGGGTTTTTATAGAACTACTGCCTAAGGTTTTGTGTATAGAGCGGCCGAAGAAGGACGATGATCCGTCGGAGACCGAAGACCAGACGCCGACGGACGTGCTGACCGATGTGTTCCAGGTGCCGCCGGACGTCGAGAAGTACGTTGGCTTCTGTGGGAAGGAGTACGGTACCGATTTCGATATACCCG CACTGCCACCTTCGCGGTTTGATGTGGCCGCCTCGGGCGGGGTGGGACCGTGCTTTGGGGAGCCGCCACTGCCAGCACTGCCACTACcgggtggcgatgatgatctgTTCAGCCCGACCGGCAACGGTGACATGAGCCCACCGTGCTGCGGCGAGCTCAGCCCAACCTTCGAGAAGCCGTTGCTGCGCGAGATGGAGAAAACGATCGAGGCGTCCCGTTTCGTCGCCCAGCACGTTAGGAATAAGGACAAGTTCGAGAGT ATAGAGGAAGACTGGAAGTATGTGGCACTCGTGCTCGATCGGCTGTTTTTGTGGATCTTCACGATAGCGTGCGTGCTCGGTACAGCACTCATCATCCTGCAGGCACCGAGCCTGTACGATAACACACAACCGATCGACGCGATGTACTCGAAGATCgccaagaagaagatggaactGCTCAAGATGGGCAGCGAGAACGTATAG